A section of the Babylonia areolata isolate BAREFJ2019XMU chromosome 31, ASM4173473v1, whole genome shotgun sequence genome encodes:
- the LOC143275831 gene encoding protein-associating with the carboxyl-terminal domain of ezrin-like has protein sequence MGAENSVLEGCEWGEEVLAAGLDWDLQHAELQDSRPITVFQPCKNERKYKDMIQQLAKSLKMLRHPSILRYIGAGKSSDGHFLVTEQATPLAVVLDKLSPLELCSGLGDILEAVTFLHEKAGVTHNNVSVSAIFVSKDGSWKLGELQHACPFHDATADYLDACRAFRDQDALPPEEKQGQVDAKKDQGHARDMFAVGVLCEQLTEQLSELGDFKESFEQKIAACLSADPTHRPRALELKNDCLFQNDFIQILNFVRNVALKTVEEKADFFGGLLPRLSALPEELVARRLAIPLLSRFVVLEEAAVNHVLPHLLTPRMGEDSDHVIPSPRGLVTPLLDADLFRNYVIPELQRIFLVHDVHIRLVLLEHFSAFAPLFDRETLQGDVFPQILLGLRDSHDSIVASSLRALADLVPLLGGDVVIGGQRKTFFFQGMPKFLPTRGQQEKGPSSAGEVLWPDNNTSLLANGKPGNKSLPASGKPLLKDLIAGGTPSPSREADQEQRRQDRERRREEARKKKEERQRKFRLLQAELEMEKRNAPGSDTDKGSPDDSTDTVSATDSTHRANTDDAHNADGSGSKPDDSLDDIDEESTDEAEKDKEGDARVEDEKFASEDSGEDWEDWDNKDGNSAWENKDRNSVGKSQDDIIGDEIEAELSQMSPGKKNSPREAERKKVPTSPNPYTPSSPPTDIDWSDSHFDSVITGAKPPPAEDSPPKGIPHTDSVSSDPKQTSGKGLKLLAKNKSASAARTAGPVKKAAVSDDLGLGYDIKSIELSVVARQEEDFFADMAPEIKPSADRSLLGSVTTVESTGLTDQTTVGVGRFAVADSVAEESAGWGDEDDWGGDF, from the exons AGTCTGAAGATGTTGAGACACCCCAGCATTCTCCGCTACATCGGTGCCGGGAAGTCGTCTGACGGCCATTTCCTGGTGACGGAGCAAGCCACGCCCCTGGCTGTGGTCCTGGACAAACTGTCGCCTTTGGAGTTGTGTTCAGGTCTAGGAGACATCCTGGAAGCTGTGACGTTTCTGCATGAAAAG GCGGGGGTGACTCACAACAACGTCAGCGTGTCGGCCATCTTCGTCAGCAAGGACGGGAGCTGGAAGCTGGGGGAGCTGCAGCATGCCTGCCCCTTCCACGACGCCACTGCGGATTACCTGGACGCCTGTCGGGCCTTCCGTGACCAGGATGCTCTGCCGCCTGAAGAAAAG cAAGGCCAAGTGGACGCCAAGAAGGATCAGGGACACGCCAGAGACATGTTCGCTGTGGGCGTCCTGTGTGAACAACTGACAGAACAGCTGTCggagctag GGGATTTCAAGGAGAGTTTTGAGCAGAAGATagcagcctgcctgtctgctgaCCCAACCCACAGACCCCGGGCCTTGGAACTGAAGAACGACTGCCTCTTCCA GAACGATTTCATTCAGATTCTGAACTTTGTGCGCAATGTGGCCCTCAAAACGGTGGAAGAGAAAGCTGACTTCTTCGG tggatTGTTACCGCGGTTGTCAGCATTGCCGGAGGAGCTGGTTGCTCGTCGCCTCGCCATCCCTCTCTTGTCTCGCTTCGTTGTATTGGAGGAGGCAGCTGTCAATCATGTGCTGCCACACCTCCTGACGCCCAGAATGGGGGAAG ACTCGGACCATGTCATCCCGTCTCCCCGAGGGCTGGTGACCCCCCTTCTGGATGCGGACCTGTTCCGGAACTACGTGATTCCGGAGCTGCAGAGGATCTTCCTGGTTCACGACGTCCACATCCGTCTGGTTCTCCTGGAGCATTTCTCTGCCTTCGCCCCTCTCTTCGACAGGGAGACTCTGCAGGGGGATGTCTttcctcag ATCCTGCTGGGCCTGAGGGACAGCCATGACAGCATCGTGGCCAGCAGTCTTCGGGCCCTGGCCGACCTGGTCCCGCTGCTGGGGGGAGACGTCGTCATCGGGGGGCAACGCAAAACTTTCTTCTTCCAGGGCATGCCAaag TTTCTGCCGACGCGGGGCCAGCAGGAGAAAGGTCCGAGCAGTGCCGGAGAGGTGCTGTGGCCTGACAACAACACGTCCCTCCTGGCCAATGGGAAGCCTGGAAACAAATCCCTCCCGGCCAGTGGGAAGCCTCTTCTCAAAGACCTTATTGCCGGAGG CACCCCCTCTCCCAGCAGGGAGGCGGACCAGGAACAACGTCGTCAGGACAGAGAGCGGCGCCGAGAGGAGGcacggaagaagaaggaggagagacagcGCAAGTTCCGACTGCTGCAGGCCGAACTGGAGATGGAGAAACGCAACG CGCCAGGTTCCGACACGGACAAGGGGTCACCTGACGACAGCACCGACACCGTGTccgccacagacagcacacacagggCGAACACAGATGACGCTCACAACGCCGACGGCAGCGGCAGTAAACCGGACGATAGTTTGGACGACATCGACGAAGAATCCACGGACGAGGCGGAGAAAGATAAAGAGGGCGACGCTCGTGTGGAAGACGAAAAATTCGCTAGCGAGGACAGCGGAGAAGACTGGGAGGACTGGGACAACAAGGATGGTAACTCTGCCTGGGAAAACAAGGACAGGAACTCTGTGGGGAAGTCTCAAGACGACATCATTGGCGATGAAATCGAGGCGGAGCTGTCCCAGATGTCTCCGGGGAAAAAGAATTCCCCGAGGGAAGCGGAGAGGAAGAAAGTGCCCACGTCCCCAAACCCCTACACCCCCAGCTCTCCACCCACGGACATCGACTGGTCCGATTCCCACTTTGATTCTGTGATCACCGGTGCTAAACCACCCCCCGCTGAAGACAGCCCCCCCAAGGGAATTCCTCACACAGATTCAGTGTCGTCGGACCCCAAACAAACATCAGGGAAAGGGCTCAAGCTGCTGGCCAAAAACAAATCGGCATCAGCAGCCAGAACAGCAGGACCCGTGAAAAAGGCAGCGGTCAGTGACGATCTGGGTCTGGGGTACGACATCAAGAGCATTGAGCTGTCCGTCGTCGCCAGGCAAGAGGAAGACTTCTTCGCGGACATGGCGCCGGAAATTAAACCGTCTGCGGACAGGAGTTTGCTGGGTTCTGTCACGACGGTTGAGAGTACGGGGCTCACGGATCAGACAACGGTTGGTGTGGGTCGCTTTGCTGTGGCTGATTCTGTTGCTGAG gagtCTGCAGGCTGGGGCGATGAAGACGACTGGGGCGGAGATTTCTGA